Proteins encoded in a region of the Panthera tigris isolate Pti1 chromosome B2, P.tigris_Pti1_mat1.1, whole genome shotgun sequence genome:
- the H1-6 gene encoding histone H1t — MSETVPVATADTALAPVENPPAKRRGRKPVGMPGSSRKTPSLSVFKLITEALAVSQERAGMSLAALKKALAAAGYDVEKNNNRIKLGLKSLVSKGTLVQTKGTGASGSFKLNKKAIPEPGKSKVKRPTSAKAKKLIIKDSKSRKSAKTTQKAKKPRAATAPKARRGSRKAKGGRGRWPAQSPGKARAGEPKAGKAKVTQQKTSTRKVASKK; from the coding sequence ATGTCGGAGACGGTTCCTGTGGCCACAGCTGACACGGCCCTGGCCCCTGTGGAGAATCCTCCAGctaagaggagggggagaaagccGGTGGGCATGCCAGGCTCAAGTCGCAAGACCCCGAGCCTTTCTGTGTTCAAGCTGATCACGGAGGCTCTCGCGGTGTCCCAGGAGCGAGCTGGCATGTCCCTGGCCGCGCTCAAAAAGGCGCTGGCGGCCGCCGGCTACGACGTGGAGAAGAACAACAACCGAATCAAGCTGGGCCTCAAGAGCCTGGTGAGCAAGGGCACCCTGGTGCAGACCAAGGGCACCGGCGCCTCGGGCTCCTTCAAGCTCAACAAGAAGGCCATTCCTGAACCCGGCAAGAGCAAGGTCAAAAGGCCCACTTCTGCCAAGGCGAAGAAGCTGATCATCAAGGATTCAAAGTCCCGGAAGAGTGCCAAGACCACCCAGAAGGCCAAGAAGCCTCGGGCGGCAACAGCCCCGAAAGCACGCCGAGGCAGCAGGAAGGCTAAGGGAGGCCGGGGCAGGTGGCCGGCGCAGAGCCCAGGAAAGGCCCGAGCAGGGGAACCCAAGGCTGGGAaggccaaggtcacccagcagaAAACCAGCACCAGGAAGGTGGCGTCCAAGAAGTAA